One part of the Arabidopsis thaliana chromosome 1 sequence genome encodes these proteins:
- a CDS encoding UBA-like domain protein (unknown protein; FUNCTIONS IN: molecular_function unknown; INVOLVED IN: biological_process unknown; LOCATED IN: cellular_component unknown; EXPRESSED IN: leaf whorl, flower; EXPRESSED DURING: 4 anthesis; Has 30201 Blast hits to 17322 proteins in 780 species: Archae - 12; Bacteria - 1396; Metazoa - 17338; Fungi - 3422; Plants - 5037; Viruses - 0; Other Eukaryotes - 2996 (source: NCBI BLink).) has product MKEEDTNVTRFCKATSACKDAAFYYLEGFDWNLEDAISGFLGDQLPPLKIRATPRRVNEWRERSRSPLRRRYSTTSVSEFTLKMRQDEITITKSSDTGALATSLDDSGRELHDSDDISHGEKIVSIANPVNQEFKEEVNSILACYSITSTVFCLLYL; this is encoded by the exons atgaaggaagaagatactAACGTCACTAGGTTCTGCAAGGCAACGTCTGCGTGTAAAGATGCAGCATTCTACTACCTTGAAGGATTCGACTGGAATCTCGAAGACGCCATCTCTGGTTTCCTCGGTGATCAACTTCCTCCGCTCAAAATAAGAGCGACTCCACGGAGGGTGAATGAATGGCGAGAGCGATCTCGATCTcctttaagaagaagatactCTACTACCTCTGTCTCGGAATTTACGCTGAAGATGCGCCAAGATGAGATAACCATAACGAAAAGCTCTGATACGGGTGCTTTGGCCACCAG tTTGGATGATAGTGGAAGAGAGCTTCATGATTCTGATGATATATCTCATGGAGAAAAAATTGTGTCTATAGCTAATCCGGTGAATCAAGAGTTTAAAGAAGAGGTAAATTCTATTCTTGCATGCTACTCCATTACCAGTACTGTCTTTTGCTTATTATACCTATAA
- the GTF2H2 gene encoding general transcription factor II H2 (general transcription factor II H2 (GTF2H2); CONTAINS InterPro DOMAIN/s: Ssl1-like (InterPro:IPR007198), TFIIH basal transcription factor complex, subunit SSL1 (InterPro:IPR012170), Zinc finger, RING-type (InterPro:IPR001841), TFIIH C1-like, C-terminal (InterPro:IPR004595), von Willebrand factor, type A (InterPro:IPR002035); Has 470 Blast hits to 463 proteins in 203 species: Archae - 0; Bacteria - 0; Metazoa - 183; Fungi - 160; Plants - 39; Viruses - 0; Other Eukaryotes - 88 (source: NCBI BLink).) codes for MSNQRKRSNDEREEEDDEDAEGIGEWERAYVDDRSWEELQEDESGLLRPIDNSAIYHAQYRRRLRMLSAAAAGTRIQKGLIRYLYIVIDFSRAAAEMDFRPSRMAIMAKHVEAFIREFFDQNPLSQIGLVSIKNGVAHTLTDLGGSPETHIKALMGKLEALGDSSLQNALELVHEHLNQVPSYGHREVLILYSALCTCDPGDIMETIQKCKKSKLRCSVIGLSAEMFICKHLCQETGGLYSVAVDEVHLKDLLLEHAPPPPAIAEFAIANLIKMGFPQRAAEGSMAICSCHKEVKIGAGYMCPRCKARVCDLPTECTICGLTLVSSPHLARSYHHLFPIAPFDEVPALSSLNDNRRKLGKSCFGCQQSLIGAGNKPVPCVTCRKCKHYFCLDCDIYIHESLHNCPGCESIHRPKSVSLMEE; via the exons ATGAGTaatcaaagaaagagatcaaacgatgaaagagaagaagaggacgaCGAAGATGCGGAAGGTATCGGCGAGTGGGAGAGAGCTTATGTTGACGACCGATCCTGGGAGGAGTTGCAAGAGGATGAGTCTGGACTTTTACGGCCAATTGATAACAGTGCCATTTACCATGCTCAGTATCGCCGCCGTCTTCGTATGCTCTCCGCCGCTGCTGCTGGTACTCGTATCCAAAAGGGACTTATTCGATATCTCTACATCGTCATTGACTTCTCTCGg GCAGCTGCGGAAATGGATTTCAGACCAAGCCGGATGGCTATAATGGCCAAACATGTCGAAGCTTTCATTAGAGAGTTCTTTGACCAGAATCCTCTGAGTCAAATTGGGTTGGTCTCTATAAAAAATGGAGTTGCGCATACATTAACAGATCTTGGTGGTAGTCCTGAGACTCACATCAAAGCGTTGATGGGGAAGTTGGAAGCTTTGGGTGACTCCTCTTTGCAGAACGCTCTGGAACTTGTACATGAGCATCTCAACCAGGTTCCATCTTATGGTCACCGCGAGGTTCTGATATTGTACTCAGCTTTATGCACATGTGATCCAGGCGATATCATGGAGACCATTCAAAAATGCAAGAAATCCAAATTAAGATGTTCTGTAATTGGGCTCTCTGCAGAAATGTTCATATGTAAACACCTCTGCCAGGAAACTGGCGGATTGTATTCAGTTGCAGTGGACGAG GTGCATCTAAAGGATCTTCTGCTTGAACATGCGCCTCCACCTCCGGCAATAGCAGAATTTGCAATTGCAAATTTGATCAAGATGGGTTTCCCACAAAGAGCTGCTGAGGGTTCAATGGCGATTTGTTCGTGTCATAAGGAAGTTAAGATTGGAGCTGGTTACATGTGCCCAAGATGCAAAGCTCGGGTATGTGACCTCCCTACGGAATGCACTATCTGCGGTCTAACACTTGTTTCTTCGCCGCATTTGGCGAGATCATACCATCATCTCTTCCCGATTGCTCCATTTGATGAGGTGCCTGCACTTTCAAGTCTGAATGATAATCGGAGAAAATTGGGAAAGAGTTGTTTTGGTTGCCAACAGAGCCTAATTGGTGCAG GGAATAAACCCGTCCCATGCGTAACATGTCGTAAATGCAAGCACTATTTCTGTCTGGACTGTGACATATACATCCACGAGAGCTTACACAACTGTCCTGGCTGTGAGAGCATTCACCGTCCCAAATCAGTTTCTTTGATGGAAGAATGA
- a CDS encoding UBA-like domain protein (BEST Arabidopsis thaliana protein match is: Ubiquitin-associated (UBA) protein (TAIR:AT2G33010.1); Has 14 Blast hits to 12 proteins in 3 species: Archae - 0; Bacteria - 0; Metazoa - 0; Fungi - 0; Plants - 14; Viruses - 0; Other Eukaryotes - 0 (source: NCBI BLink).) encodes MKEEDTNVTRFCKATSACKDAAFYYLEGFDWNLEDAISGFLGDQLPPLKIRATPRRVNEWRERSRSPLRRRYSTTSVSEFTLKMRQDEITITKSSDTGALATSLDDSGRELHDSDDISHGEKIVSIANPVNQEFKEEGSSVQATKICESTSIEIHLPRPDPYSDSD; translated from the exons atgaaggaagaagatactAACGTCACTAGGTTCTGCAAGGCAACGTCTGCGTGTAAAGATGCAGCATTCTACTACCTTGAAGGATTCGACTGGAATCTCGAAGACGCCATCTCTGGTTTCCTCGGTGATCAACTTCCTCCGCTCAAAATAAGAGCGACTCCACGGAGGGTGAATGAATGGCGAGAGCGATCTCGATCTcctttaagaagaagatactCTACTACCTCTGTCTCGGAATTTACGCTGAAGATGCGCCAAGATGAGATAACCATAACGAAAAGCTCTGATACGGGTGCTTTGGCCACCAG tTTGGATGATAGTGGAAGAGAGCTTCATGATTCTGATGATATATCTCATGGAGAAAAAATTGTGTCTATAGCTAATCCGGTGAATCAAGAGTTTAAAGAAGAG GGATCATCAGTTCAAGCTACGAAGATTTGTGAATCCACCTCCATTGAGATTCACTTGCCTAGACCGGATCCTTATTCGGACTCTGACTAA